The region GGCGGCATCCACGGCGTGCCGGCTGCAGCGTCCGGTCAGCTACCGTCTTGGACACGGGCCTGGTATGTTCCTACTATTGCGTCCGGTCAGCTACCGTCGaagacggtggaggtggggccctcccgcatGCGGACGGTGCTactgccctagtcccggctcctcttcttcTTTGTGCGGACCATGCTTCACGGTACCGGTGTGAGACGGCGTGCGAAGCTTCGTGTCCGGGTTGGCGCATGGTGAGGGTCTGTTTGGTGGTGAGCTCTGGAGTGCCTgaggtgaaggttgggatcgggagaaatccctatTGGCTTGACCGACACCGATGCAGTGGCGCTTGTGAATACCGCCGGAACTTCCTGGAGGGCGTcagggctacccttcctctctcctcacaGCGTAtctggggaaacccttggcagcagcgtcgtcatcgtcgcgtcccttcttggaggtgctgattCATCCCGGTGCTTCGGAGGCTCGGAGCTTGGTGGGCAATCTCCGGTGGGTGCAGCAGCCACGAGGCTGCTTCTTCGTTTTCGTCTATCCgccgttgttggcatttgtttctcttgtattttctcttttttttttctttttgggcgtgactgtgctgcttccgccccagtatCTATCGTTGGAtgtatcggttggttgctttgtatacaaagcgggggaaatCTTTTTTCGGCAAAAACTGGAGCTGGTGCCGCACACGATCTGTCCGCGAGTAATCAATCTGAATCTCCCTAACAGCCGTCGACGCTCCGCATCCAGTCTCACTCACGAGAGTGAACGAAGTGGCGCTGGGACCTCTTATAAGCTGCTCGCTGCGTCCAGCAGCAGCGGGGCGCATAGGGCAATCTAACTGGCCAAGCACACTAGCACTGTCATGTTAATATAAATGTACAAAATGTTCTGTAACGGCACATGTAATATATTCTCATGGACTCTGCAACAGCCATACGGTAGCGAAGTTGCACATTTTGAGTTACTTTATAATAATAAAAAAGCATGAACGAAAAATTAAACAAATTTTCACTTTCTGAGCTGTTTTTTTAAACACGGAAAACATAAAATCCAAAACATTGTGAATGTTTTTTGAAAAAACGTGAACCAATTTTGAAAACGTGAGAACTTAAATGATATTCTAAACATATTTTGGAAATTTGAATAAATCTTCAAGATTATGATTTTACTTGAAAAATTTAACAATATTTGAAATTCCTTTTTTTTGAAATTAGgagtttttaaaataaaataaaaaatgaagatTATGAAAAAAgtgatttcttaaaaaaattataacattttaaAAAAATGTGAACAGGTTTTTAAAAACGTGAACAAAAATTAATAATTCTAACATTCATTAAAAAAGTGAACAAATTTGAAATTCTAAACAGTTTCTTTATCATTTTATATCTAGCTAAAAAGGGAAGTCTTGTCTATGCAGCCCAAGAAGAAACATGGGATGCGCTCGATTGGTTCCATCGATTTTTGGTGTCTTTGCATTTGTGATTCGGTTGGGCCAAGCATGTTGTACATGTAGTTCTCCAGTCTACACGTAGGCTGGCTGCATCACGGAAGCATCNNNNNNNNNNNNNNNNNNNNNNNNNNNNNNNNNNNNNNNNNNNNNNNNNNNNNNNNNNNNNNNNNNNNNNNNNNNNNNNNNNNNNNNNNNNNNNNNNNNNNNNNNNNNNNNNNNNNNNNNNNNNNNNNNNNNNNNNNNNNNNNNNNNNNNNNNNNNNNNNNNNNNNNNNNNNNNNNNNNNNNNNNNNNNNNNNNNNNNNNNNNNNNNNNNNNNNNNNNNNNNNNNNNNNNNNNNNNNNNNNNNNNNNNNNNNNNNNNNNNNNNNNNNNNNNNNGGACAGTTGGTGGCCTGTGTTACATTGAGAGGATGCACTATCAAGTGTTTGGTTGTGCATGACCTATGTTGTGATCACCCCTTCTCACTGTTGGCGACTTTACCACACATGTCACTAACGTATCTAGTTCGAAATAAACATTGTGTCAATCCTACCTACTAAACAAACGACAGTTGATCCTAGTTACAAACAACTTGCGGTACAAATTAATAGTCATAATGGGGGAAAGTTCATCGATCCCCAACTAAGGGGAAGTCTATTCGCGTCTTCTTCCTACTGCCGCTTCTTcctctgttgttgctgctgcttccTATGCCACTTCTTCTTCCCCGGATCCTTGTGTTATATCTGTTTGTCCACATTACCTCGGCTCACTCCAACCTTTTCCTATTCCAAGCTTCACTATGAAATGCGTCCATAGCATGGCCATAGGTATCACCATCAACCATCGCATCTTCCCCCTCTAGGACAAGCTCATCACAACCCATTGTAGGATCTAGTTGTGAAGGATGGAACATGCAAGAACAATCCTAATTAACCTGAGTCAGTAAATGGTGGATGGCTTCTTAGAAACTTTCCATCAGGGATATGGATTCCATCCTGCCAAACCATGCTATCAACAAGAATGTTAACGTCGTGGGGTGAACTTTAGATCAAAGTTAAGATCAACAAGTACATTCTAACTTGTGTAGTGCTTTGTACCCCTCTATGATGCATCATGTGACCTCGGCACTCTAGAAGTGAGTACCATCCATTTGCGCCTATGCAATCATGTTATGAGATGAATACATCATGTTATTTCTGTATTATAACAATGCAAACATGCCAGGGCATGAACTACGAGTACCACTCACTTTGAAATACGGATACCATCTTGGTCCCGTGTGAATCTTGCTAGGAGTTTGCCTAGTTGGTGCATTGATCATCTGTCCTTTTAGCTCCCCAATAGCATACAAGAATTGCTTGTAATACCTAGAAATGGTCGCTGTTGATTCCTTAAAATGGTTGTAGTAACCCTTAGCATATGATAGCAACCCTTACGTAAGGAACATGGCAACTTGCTCTTCCACAGAGGTGTGCATGCTATCTTATAGCAGATCCCCTGTTCCTAAACATCTCGACAAGCTTGGAGAAAGGTGCTCTTTTTCATTAGAAGCATCCACAAAGCCTCTACATCATTGCAGTTGTAGAGGTAGTTCAGATTCGCCATCCTCTCTTTATCTTGGCTTAACATTGGACAATAACTTAGGACAATAATATCACTTTGATGAACCACTCTCTTGTGGACCAACATGACCCAGGCCTGAATCACAAGTATTTGTGTCATTAGCTGAAGAGCCAGCTTCATCCATTTGTCCTTAACCTAAGCGACATCGATGGTGAAGTGGAAATGTCTCAATCGAGCCTACAACGTACCTAACGTCATTATAGGAGACCTAACAAAGGAGGGGGTTGTATGTTATTTACCCCTTTCGAGCCGATGACCCGCCAATGGTGCAGACAAGGAGGATGGGACAGAGTCGGAAACGAAGGGGAGAAGCAGGTCCTACTGCATGAGATTGAAGTCTCCTCCTTCGTTGTCGCCGCTTCCATGGATATGAGTCACCTCCGCAGACAAGAGAAAGAAATGAGGTTGGGTTTGTCCTCGTGCTAGACTGAGCTAGTAAAAGTGGGGCCATGGGAAGATGCTACATTTTGCGCCATCCCGCGCCGACCGATTTCCTTCTCGCGCCATCTCCTTCAAGATTTCCCTTGCACCGTAGCATACACTATGCCCCAATTTTGCACCCGACTCATCCAGGCTCATTGGAAACAGCCGATTCGAGAAGTTTATGACTTTTTCCTATGGAGAAGTCTATGCTGTGTGCTTGTGTAGCCCAATCCAATGCCTGGATTTTTCACTATCTTGTAAAGCTATAATGCCTGGAGCAAAATTTGCTCTGTCATGGTTGCATGTGAAGAATGCTAATCATAGTCTCCAGCAAATTTCCCTTTGCTCACACGACATCCCAATTTGCTAGAAGGACTCATTTATGTTGATTGCGAAAATTGGAAGTACTCCCTTTGTCCCACAATGTAAGATGTTTTTGCCCATCCATACTTATGGTAGATGTAAATACTACAAATCCTATATACAAACGATATATTGGCCGCATTGTATCGTCACATTTCAGCGGAGCATATTATAATTGCACTAACATTTAATTGATAGATCATATCAATCACATTAGGACCGCCCACGCGCAACATGAATATCATCTAGTTCTATAGCAGCTCTCATGAAATAGGGGGGGTGGGGCTCTTTTGTCAATTCGAACTTCCATTATCAACTTGCCAAATAATCCGTCTATACATTCTTTGCGCAAACACATATGAGTATATCTGAACAAACAAttctttttttgaattttctatccTCACTTATCTCATCACAACTGGATTACACCATGAAGAGCCTTCTATACATTAACATTTACGTTATCTTGTACACATCCTATATAGTTAAGAGATTCGTTCCCATTATATGATCAAGTAGGTCCACTAAATAGGTGATCCCCACTAACTCAGTTATCTTAACATGTAACGATGCCAATCCCTCACCATGCTATCATGCATGCCCCTTTAGAATTAATTGTCTCGACATGCAAATACGTCAACTCACCATATCTTATGCATGGAAAAGTCACATTAAAAATCTACCAGAACATCCAACCATGCATGAGATTTTTTTTCCATTTAAGTATTGTAATTATATTCAATAAATATTGTTACAACCATACAAGTCAAATATAATAAGTACTATGTATTTTTAATATTGATTCTCATGTTATAAACCTAAATTTTTATCAACCAATTTCCGCAGCAACACGCGAGGTATCCTCTAATTGTCACAACAAAGGAACCAGAAAGGGATGTGTTAGGAACATCATTATTTTCTGAtacactccctccgttcctaaatgtttgtcttttcagagatttcaaatgaactaccacatacggatgtatatagacatattttagagtgtagattcactcattttgatccgtatgtagtcacttgttgaaatctctagaaagacaaatatttatgtacggagggagtagaagctaTAATGAAAAAGGCCTTTGCTCGCAGCAACTAATTTGTTGTTGGTGAAATGGGCACAACCAGTTCAACCGACATGATATCCAAACAGAATTCTAATTATATGTTGCATATATGAGAAATGGGCACAACCAGTTCAATCGATTAAATTTGGGCACTAAGGTCAGTTTTCTATTCCTTGTGAAAAAACTAAAAATTAAAATACAATGAAGATTCTTTATGACGTAACTCATCTGGGATGCCCAAGTTAGTTGACGTAAGAACAAGTTGACATTTCTAACAGTTGACTTCACATCACTAACCTAGATATCTACATCAGCTGTCCTTTAGTTTGATAAATTAACCTGACTAGCAAGCATCCGATGTGCATAACAGAATATCCCTCAACAATGTAATTCGTTCTGACTTCTGAATCCTAATTCATGAACTACGGTACGACGAGGATATAATGTGCAAAGTAGGTCTTAAGAGAGATGAGGTTGCCATAACTATGTGGAGAACTCCAGTTTATTGCCTGTTAGCACCATCAATGGAGAAGTTCTAGCCGAAGCTGGTTGCATTGCACCCATGGTGAACAGCAAAATTGAACAAAATGCATTTTTTTATGAAACTTATTAGATTTGAAGATGCAAAAATGTTTTAGGTGCTTGCAAAATTTGAAGGCGAAATGAGACCTGAGGGGCTCCTGACAAAAGGAAAACAAAATGAGTGCCCAAAAGTTCGAGCACTAATTTGATTTTTTGTCACAAGGTCCACAGATGACATTCCGACATACAAAATTCAAGCACCTTAATAAATTTGTGCACCTTTGAAGGCACAAAATGTGAGAATTTTACTGTTCATCAATGGTGcaatgcacccatgttttcaaaagCCCCTTAATTATTCCTTTTATCTCGCATAATTGGGTGGTTTTGTAAGCAAATCTGGCCGAAATTCTTGCATTGCCCCGTACTATATACACGATGTTCCGGctgtgcacccatgttttcaaagaTCGGGCCTCTTGTTCCTCCCAAAGAGTGAAGGAAAATTTCAATGACAGCAAACAAACGAGACTGTTGTACCTCATTTATTTTAACAAAAATCTCCATCAATCATGAACTTGCATTAACACTTCGACCTGGAACCTAAACATATAAATCGGACGCACTGACATGCTGAAGACATCCCAGaccataacacacacacacacacacacacacacacacacacacaaatcgtGGATGTTTTTTTATGCAAGCACCCATCAGATGCATGGAAATATGTTCAGACCTATGGTATGCACCTACACGCGCAGGTACATATCAATCTTGAGCACCGCGTTCCTGGTGGTGGTGTTGGCGGAGTGTGTCCGGAGCAGACCGTACCCGGTCGCACCACGGAGCCCGCCAGTGCCGCCCACGATCGGGAGCTCCCTGACGGTATCGAAGATGACGTCCCTTGAGAGCACGGCCACAGAGCTCCCGTTATGGCTCCCTGCCGTGAACACGAAGTTGGCAGTGAGCAACAGCGCGTACTCCGTCATCGACGCGAACTGGAAGAAGCCCTGTGCCCTGCCGACGGCGGGGGACGCTGCGTCCGGCCCCTCCGTCAGCAGGTCGTCGATGACATACATGTCACCGAAGTGGGTGGTGGGGTCGTTGGCCAGCGGCACCACACCTTTGATGACTTGCACAGCTGTTGCTGGAGTCGACGGCCCGCCAGTGATGATGTCATGCATGTAGAACTTGAGGTGGATCGTCTCCGTTGCATCTGCTGATGCCCTAAGGACAAGGGCTAGAGCGAAGACCAAGGCTGGTAGGAGCTGCATGGTGTGCTTGATGGCCATGGCTTGTACTAGGATGTATTGGACATATGTGCATGAGCTGATTCTATGGTTACACGCTCTGCCTCGTACCCTTTATATAGGAAAACTGGAAAGGACCCGGCGGCAAAGCAGCCGGGAACGTGCGCCCATGTTAAGTGCATTCATTTTTACACAAAGGTGTATTTGAGTCTCATCTTTCTAATATTAAAAAAAAGAACAATAATTGAATAGTGCATCTACTACGGGCAGCCATGATGAGGTGGACGGTGAATTAGAGCGCAAATGATGAGGAGGCATCTATGTAAGTTATGTGAAGTCAACTGTTGGGCATGTCAACTACTTGGGCAGCCATGATTATTGATGAGTTACATCATTAAGAATGGGCCCTGTATTTTTCGTACAAGGAATAGGGAATAGCCCTAGTTCCTGAGTATAATTGATTGAACTGGCTATGTCAACCTGAGATGCAATGAGATAGTGGATAGATGCAGATGAAGCCGCCATGCTCGAGCCAGGAAGACACATATATATGCTGAGTTGCTGAGAAGCTAAGGCCAACTTCAACTCGGATAAAATCCACGTCTGTTTGGGTTGCCACGTTGGAGTTGGCCTAAGGCACAAGTGTACATATAAGCCCACCAACGTCTCTCTGACTGGCAATGATGGAAGTGAAATTTGAGCAACAGTATTAAGAATAGTGACATTTACATAACTTTCTAGGTGATGATCATTTCGTGGTACTTTCTGTAGTAGCTTTTATTTATTTATGCTCTGCAAATAATCTTACTGTATATATAATACTCCctacgtttcagtttacaagtcctacgcgtatatctaggttgccgattttatcaccctaatataaattaTATAACACAAAAAATATTCCTTTTGAAAATAgagcatctgaagtttatattgacatattttttgtaatatatgaattGTATTAGgtgggtcaaattgacgacctaggggtacacgcacgccctgtaaactgagagagagggagtatgCTAAATCTTCCCAATGAGATTGAAGTACTCCATTCCCTTCGTTACATAATGTAGTGTGTATAGATTTTTTGCAAAGTAAAATttgtcaaactttgaccaagtttatagagaaaacagtttatatctacaataccaagtaTATAAGATATGAAATTAGATCTTATGTTGAATCAAtgatatatgtttgccgttctGAATGTAAATATTTTTGTccacaaactcggtcaaacttgGTCAAAGTATCTCCCCAATGAGGTTTGACTTTTTAAAAAGTCTATAGGGACAACATTATGGGACGGAGTGAGTATTCCATAGCATTTAATTTAATGTACGCAAGCTATTAGTGTTATGTTCTATGTGATACTTTCATGTGTTGAATGTTCAAAACCTTTTCATCTTATTCTGGTGCATGATTCAAGGTAACAACTTTGTATACTCAAAACTTGATCGATATTGGTTTATTTGGGGATCAAATAATCATGTAAGTTTGTTCAAATATTGAATTTATGTGTCAATGTATTTGAATGGACTTTTCCAATGCTCATGGGTATCTCTTCTATAAGTTGAGTTGCCGGTGAGCTTGGGCAATCGTAGTATGTAGGGCCAACTTCAAGCCGAACAAGTGAAACCGATGTGGAATGCGGGTCAACGAATATCTTTGTTACATCATACGGTTTCATCCAAACCTTTGCTATGTTGGGTTGCTCGATGCACAAAGTATGTCTAAGTTTATTGTTCCATGGTAACCTAGGGCAGTAAACTCAAACTTACTCCAGGTGGGCTTGGATGTTGGAACGGTCAATCAAATAATAGGATTAGGATTTAGAGATGGGAATGACGTAGGGCGGCTGGATACGATAATGCTCCGCTGTTCATTAACTCATATATTTTCAACCCAAAGAGCTGGTTGGCCGGCTTCTGAAACTAGCATATGTATGGAGGAGGTGCAAAGGTGCTCGATGTACAGATCAATAGTCAACCATGCCACAGACCATGATTTAAAACCCGCTCGCAGATAAGCGATTTGTGTAAGAACACACTCTGATCCATCATTAATGTTGTTTCGTCTTTTATGGACCCATGGGAT is a window of Triticum dicoccoides isolate Atlit2015 ecotype Zavitan chromosome 2B, WEW_v2.0, whole genome shotgun sequence DNA encoding:
- the LOC119366987 gene encoding dirigent protein 21-like, with product MAIKHTMQLLPALVFALALVLRASADATETIHLKFYMHDIITGGPSTPATAVQVIKGVVPLANDPTTHFGDMYVIDDLLTEGPDAASPAVGRAQGFFQFASMTEYALLLTANFVFTAGSHNGSSVAVLSRDVIFDTVRELPIVGGTGGLRGATGYGLLRTHSANTTTRNAVLKIDMYLRV